A single Alcanivorax borkumensis SK2 DNA region contains:
- the glyQ gene encoding glycine--tRNA ligase subunit alpha translates to MAEQPQTDILTFQGLILALQQYWAEQGCVVVQPLDMEVGAGTFHPSTFLRAIGPENWNSAYVQPSRRPTDGRYGENPNRLQHYYQFQVVLKPSPDNIQELYLGSLRMLGFDPLVHDIRFVEDNWESPTLGAWGLGWEVWLNGMEVTQFTYFQQVGGIDCYPVTGEITYGLERLAMYIQGVDSVYDLVWSDGPFGKVTYGDVFLQNEVEMSTFNFEHANVDELFKQFDLFEGESSKLIDAGLPLPAYEYVLKASHTFNLLDARKAISVTERQRFILRVRTLARAVAQAYFDKRRALGFPMADDTVREEVMAELQKQDDKAAKQAQKDGQKKKGKQ, encoded by the coding sequence ATGGCGGAACAACCGCAAACGGATATTTTGACCTTTCAGGGCCTTATTCTTGCCCTGCAACAGTACTGGGCTGAACAGGGCTGTGTCGTTGTGCAGCCGCTGGATATGGAAGTAGGCGCGGGGACTTTCCACCCCTCCACTTTCCTGCGCGCCATTGGCCCGGAAAACTGGAACAGTGCCTATGTGCAGCCCTCCCGCCGACCCACCGATGGTCGCTACGGGGAAAACCCGAACCGGCTACAGCACTATTATCAGTTCCAGGTGGTGCTGAAGCCATCGCCAGACAATATTCAGGAGCTCTATCTGGGCTCGCTGCGTATGCTGGGCTTTGATCCACTGGTGCACGACATCCGTTTCGTAGAAGACAACTGGGAATCGCCCACGCTGGGCGCCTGGGGCCTGGGCTGGGAAGTGTGGCTGAACGGCATGGAAGTCACCCAGTTCACCTATTTTCAGCAAGTGGGCGGTATCGACTGTTATCCGGTCACCGGTGAAATTACCTATGGCCTGGAACGCTTGGCCATGTACATCCAAGGCGTGGATTCCGTCTACGACTTGGTGTGGTCAGATGGCCCCTTCGGCAAGGTAACCTACGGTGATGTGTTCCTGCAAAACGAAGTGGAAATGTCCACCTTCAACTTCGAACACGCCAATGTTGACGAGCTATTCAAGCAGTTCGACCTGTTTGAGGGCGAATCCTCCAAGCTGATTGACGCGGGCCTACCGCTGCCGGCCTACGAGTACGTTCTCAAAGCCTCCCATACCTTTAACCTGCTGGATGCCCGCAAGGCTATTTCTGTCACCGAGCGTCAGCGCTTTATCTTGCGTGTGCGCACACTGGCACGGGCGGTGGCCCAGGCCTACTTCGACAAGCGGCGTGCGCTGGGCTTCCCCATGGCGGATGACACCGTTCGCGAGGAAGTAATGGCAGAGCTGCAAAAGCAGGATGACAAGGCCGCCAAGCAGGCCCAGAAAGACGGCCAAAAGAAAAAGGGGAAGCAATAA
- a CDS encoding DNA-3-methyladenine glycosylase I, with the protein MNERCPWCGDDPLYQHYHDHEWGVPNHDEGSLFECLNLEGAQAGLSWITVLRKREHYRRVFDGFDAEKIARYDERKVADLLVDSGIIRNRLKVAATIGNAQAYLALRDKGLTLDQYLWGFVEGKSQINHYRTLQEVPTTTAVAQAMSKDLKERGFRFVGPTIVYAFMQATGMVNDHLTSCPRHRDLNPGVQS; encoded by the coding sequence ATGAACGAGCGTTGCCCCTGGTGCGGAGATGACCCGCTTTATCAGCATTATCACGACCATGAGTGGGGGGTGCCCAACCATGACGAAGGCAGCCTGTTCGAGTGCTTGAACTTGGAAGGCGCTCAAGCCGGATTGAGTTGGATTACTGTGCTGCGCAAACGCGAGCATTACCGGCGGGTGTTTGATGGTTTCGATGCGGAGAAAATCGCCCGCTATGACGAGCGCAAGGTGGCTGACTTATTGGTGGACTCGGGGATTATACGCAATCGTTTGAAAGTGGCGGCTACTATCGGCAATGCTCAGGCTTATCTGGCTTTGCGAGACAAGGGCCTCACCCTGGATCAGTATCTCTGGGGTTTTGTGGAGGGTAAGTCGCAAATTAATCATTACCGCACCCTGCAAGAGGTGCCCACGACCACGGCGGTGGCGCAAGCCATGAGTAAAGATCTAAAAGAACGTGGTTTCCGGTTTGTCGGTCCCACCATCGTTTATGCTTTCATGCAGGCCACGGGTATGGTGAATGATCATCTTACTAGCTGTCCGAGGCACCGGGATTTGAATCCAGGAGTACAAAGCTGA
- a CDS encoding GTPase/DUF3482 domain-containing protein: protein MDDKGKTENLDGRCTGIAEPRFAVVGHPNKGKSSVVATLAQNDSIAIAMEPGTTRDSHRYPMKVDDVTLYELIDTPGFQRPRKVLAWLQGHSLSASDRPDTVAAFVTQHRDDPRYHDECELLRPIVEGAGIIYVVDGSVPYNREHEAEMNILRWTGRPSLALINQIGPDDHSAAWEAALGQYFQIVRRFDAVGAPFEKHLDLLRSFGQLAPHWREPLDAALEYLQALKFGRDSQALECIADALIGMLGHQETARLGEFESAEPLLPKLQQRWQAWQREREQRLRGAVEDLYQHRRLQRQEDTLVTPEGGDLFSERTRQLWGISKNQLAAAGFGAGAVGGAGIDAMALGHSLGAGALIGGLLGAAGSYYYSGKLTKLKFGPLSGGFREAVYGPLRDPQFAYVVLGRALVHWYQVSQRNHAGRDVLVVTGADDHWLGQMERSHRNGLQKSLQALAQRRFEPSKRQRLIEQLEWAQQAFAQWQLQAFQTTDETTTD, encoded by the coding sequence ATGGACGATAAAGGTAAAACAGAGAACCTCGATGGGCGCTGCACTGGCATTGCCGAGCCACGCTTTGCTGTAGTGGGCCACCCCAATAAGGGTAAATCCAGTGTAGTGGCGACCCTAGCTCAGAACGACAGCATTGCCATTGCTATGGAGCCGGGAACCACCCGCGATAGCCACCGTTATCCGATGAAAGTGGATGACGTGACGCTATATGAATTGATCGATACCCCGGGCTTTCAGCGGCCCCGCAAGGTGTTGGCCTGGCTGCAGGGGCACAGCCTTTCTGCCTCGGACCGGCCAGACACGGTCGCGGCTTTTGTGACACAACACCGTGATGATCCTCGCTATCACGATGAATGTGAATTGCTGCGGCCCATTGTGGAGGGGGCGGGTATCATCTACGTGGTGGATGGCTCGGTGCCCTATAACCGTGAGCATGAAGCGGAAATGAATATACTGCGCTGGACTGGTCGGCCCAGTTTGGCGCTGATCAATCAGATCGGCCCGGACGATCACAGCGCCGCTTGGGAGGCTGCACTGGGGCAATATTTCCAGATTGTGCGTCGCTTCGACGCGGTGGGTGCCCCCTTCGAAAAACACCTAGACTTGTTGCGCAGCTTTGGCCAGTTAGCCCCACACTGGCGTGAGCCGCTGGATGCGGCGCTGGAATATTTGCAAGCGCTCAAGTTTGGTCGCGACAGCCAAGCGCTGGAATGTATTGCCGACGCGTTAATTGGCATGCTCGGCCATCAGGAAACCGCCCGGCTGGGGGAATTTGAGAGCGCCGAACCCTTGCTGCCTAAGCTGCAGCAACGCTGGCAGGCCTGGCAGCGCGAGCGCGAGCAGCGTTTGCGAGGAGCGGTGGAAGATCTGTACCAGCACCGGCGCTTGCAGCGTCAGGAGGACACGCTGGTGACCCCGGAAGGCGGCGATCTTTTCAGTGAGCGCACCCGGCAGTTGTGGGGCATCAGCAAGAATCAGCTGGCTGCGGCAGGCTTCGGTGCTGGCGCCGTGGGCGGCGCTGGAATCGATGCCATGGCGCTGGGCCATTCACTGGGCGCCGGGGCACTCATTGGTGGGCTATTGGGTGCCGCCGGGAGCTATTACTACAGCGGCAAACTCACCAAACTAAAATTCGGCCCGCTTAGCGGCGGTTTCCGCGAAGCAGTCTACGGCCCCTTGAGAGACCCACAGTTTGCTTATGTGGTGCTGGGCCGGGCGTTGGTGCACTGGTATCAAGTGAGCCAGCGCAACCATGCTGGCCGTGATGTGCTGGTGGTAACCGGTGCCGATGACCACTGGCTGGGGCAGATGGAACGAAGCCATCGTAATGGCCTGCAAAAGAGCTTGCAGGCGCTCGCTCAACGCCGCTTTGAACCCAGTAAGCGCCAGCGGCTGATCGAACAGTTGGAGTGGGCTCAGCAGGCGTTTGCCCAGTGGCAGTTGCAAGCGTTCCAGACGACGGATGAAACGACCACAGATTAA
- the glyS gene encoding glycine--tRNA ligase subunit beta, which translates to MSRDLLIELGTEELPPKALASLSAALTDEFVRQLDEAGLNHGAVERFAAPRRLALLVRDLDEKQADRDIERQGPAVQAAFDSDGNPTKAAQGFAASLGLTVDQLGRQDTGKGERLVAQITEQGKSAAELIPAFFTQSIQKLPIPKRMRWGKRKVQFVRPAHWLVALFGDEVIPFELLDLQSGRTSYGHRFHAPGAIELASASEYAQRIENDGHVLADFDRRKAMIKEQTLAAGKEAGGVAQINPDLLNEVTALVEWPEALMGSFDDDFLRVPQEALISAMEEHQKYFSVLDNDGKLMPRFITISNIQSKDPQQVIHGNEKVIRPRLADAAFFYDNDCKRTLAQHAEGLTNVVFQQQLGTVAEKCERIGGLAAVIAENIGGDVDNAKLAGKLSKADLNSEMVGEFDTMQGIMGFYLAQREGQPKEVANALYEQYLPRFAGDTLPQSKTGMAVSLADKIDTLVGIFGIGQKPSGTKDPYALRRATLGVLRIIIEHELALDLRELLDKAAEQLGERIDTAQVDDAFEFIKGRYRAIYQEQGIATPVILSVLAIDDACRKPLDFDRRVKAVAAFQQRDEAQALAAANKRVSNILAKLETAPAEEIDGALLEDEAEKTLTNMVVAAFEQTYELLEAGDYASVLEMLAQLREPVDTFFDTVMVMAEDEAVRNNRLALLAFLRDLFLNVADISLLQE; encoded by the coding sequence ATGTCCCGGGATTTACTGATTGAATTGGGCACCGAAGAGCTGCCCCCGAAAGCGCTGGCCTCACTGAGTGCCGCGCTCACTGATGAATTTGTCCGCCAACTGGATGAAGCTGGCCTGAACCACGGTGCTGTAGAACGTTTTGCCGCCCCTCGCCGTCTGGCTTTGCTGGTGCGGGATCTGGATGAGAAACAGGCCGACCGCGATATCGAGCGCCAGGGCCCTGCGGTGCAGGCAGCCTTCGACAGCGACGGCAACCCAACCAAAGCCGCCCAAGGCTTTGCCGCCTCGCTGGGACTGACCGTAGACCAGCTCGGCCGCCAGGACACCGGCAAGGGTGAGCGCCTAGTGGCACAGATCACCGAGCAGGGCAAAAGCGCCGCCGAACTGATCCCCGCCTTTTTCACCCAGTCCATCCAGAAGCTGCCGATCCCCAAACGCATGCGTTGGGGCAAGCGCAAGGTGCAGTTTGTGCGCCCGGCCCATTGGCTGGTGGCGTTATTTGGTGACGAAGTCATTCCGTTTGAGCTGCTGGATCTGCAATCTGGCCGCACCAGCTATGGCCACCGCTTCCATGCTCCAGGCGCTATCGAACTGGCCTCTGCCAGCGAATATGCCCAGCGCATCGAAAACGACGGTCACGTTCTGGCAGATTTTGACCGCCGTAAGGCCATGATTAAAGAACAGACCTTGGCGGCCGGCAAAGAAGCCGGCGGGGTCGCCCAGATCAATCCAGACCTGCTCAACGAAGTCACCGCTCTTGTGGAATGGCCCGAGGCACTCATGGGTAGCTTTGATGATGACTTCCTGCGCGTTCCCCAGGAAGCCCTGATCAGTGCTATGGAAGAGCACCAGAAATATTTTTCGGTACTGGATAACGACGGCAAGCTGATGCCCCGCTTTATTACCATCAGCAATATCCAGTCCAAGGATCCGCAACAGGTGATCCACGGTAACGAGAAGGTCATCCGTCCGCGCTTGGCCGACGCCGCCTTCTTTTACGACAACGATTGTAAGCGCACTTTGGCACAGCACGCCGAAGGCTTGACCAATGTGGTATTCCAACAGCAGCTAGGCACCGTCGCCGAAAAGTGCGAACGCATTGGTGGCCTGGCCGCCGTGATCGCCGAGAACATCGGTGGCGACGTGGACAACGCTAAACTGGCCGGAAAGCTCAGCAAAGCCGACCTGAACAGCGAAATGGTCGGCGAATTCGACACGATGCAGGGCATCATGGGCTTCTATCTGGCCCAGCGGGAAGGTCAGCCGAAAGAGGTGGCTAACGCCTTGTATGAACAGTACCTGCCACGTTTCGCCGGCGACACCTTGCCGCAAAGCAAAACCGGCATGGCTGTTTCCTTGGCCGACAAAATCGATACCCTGGTGGGCATCTTCGGTATTGGCCAAAAACCCAGCGGGACCAAAGACCCCTATGCGCTACGTCGCGCTACCTTGGGCGTGCTGCGCATTATCATCGAACATGAACTGGCGCTTGACCTGCGTGAGCTACTGGATAAAGCAGCCGAACAATTGGGCGAGCGTATTGATACCGCCCAAGTGGATGATGCTTTTGAGTTCATCAAAGGCCGTTACCGCGCCATTTATCAGGAACAAGGCATCGCTACCCCGGTGATCTTGTCGGTGCTGGCCATCGACGATGCTTGCCGCAAGCCACTGGACTTCGACCGTCGGGTGAAAGCCGTGGCGGCCTTCCAACAACGTGACGAAGCGCAAGCACTAGCGGCTGCCAACAAGCGCGTCTCTAACATCCTTGCCAAGCTGGAAACCGCACCCGCCGAAGAAATCGATGGCGCCTTGCTGGAAGATGAAGCAGAAAAAACGTTGACCAATATGGTCGTGGCCGCATTCGAACAGACCTACGAACTGCTGGAAGCCGGCGACTACGCCAGCGTGCTGGAAATGCTTGCGCAACTGCGTGAGCCTGTAGACACCTTTTTTGACACCGTCATGGTGATGGCGGAAGACGAAGCTGTGCGTAATAACCGGTTAGCGTTGCTCGCCTTCCTGCGAGATCTGTTCCTGAATGTGGCGGATATCAGTTTGTTGCAGGAATAA
- the gmhB gene encoding D-glycero-beta-D-manno-heptose 1,7-bisphosphate 7-phosphatase — protein MNKIIILDRDGVINEDSNAYIKTVDEWIPIPGSIDAIARLSKAGYIVTVATNQSGIARGYYDVATLEAMHERLRALVEEQGGKLGKIVYCPHGPDDGCTCRKPLPGLIDQIVTEYGDVAGAPLIGDSLRDLEAGIARHCLPVLVRTGKGNKTLEKGLPDSLGTVSIYDSLADFTDHLLKEKA, from the coding sequence ATGAATAAGATCATTATTCTCGATCGTGACGGTGTCATCAACGAAGACTCCAATGCTTACATCAAAACGGTAGACGAGTGGATCCCCATCCCCGGCAGCATTGACGCCATTGCCCGCTTGAGCAAAGCAGGCTATATCGTAACAGTGGCGACGAACCAATCGGGTATCGCCCGCGGCTACTATGATGTAGCCACGTTAGAGGCCATGCATGAGCGACTTCGCGCCTTAGTAGAAGAGCAGGGCGGCAAGCTCGGCAAGATCGTCTACTGCCCCCACGGTCCCGATGACGGCTGCACTTGCCGCAAACCGCTCCCCGGTCTTATCGATCAGATTGTTACCGAGTATGGCGATGTGGCCGGGGCTCCGCTGATTGGTGATAGCCTTAGGGATCTTGAAGCGGGAATCGCTCGCCATTGCCTACCGGTACTGGTACGCACCGGCAAAGGCAATAAGACTCTTGAAAAGGGCCTTCCGGACTCCTTGGGCACCGTTTCTATTTATGATTCCCTCGCTGACTTTACAGATCACCTCTTGAAGGAAAAAGCATGA
- a CDS encoding lysophospholipid acyltransferase family protein, whose translation MTPHAPPSLSIKVRSALFFVLYSLTGIFHSFLCVLIGPFLPRHARHRFINQWTRFAMWLDQRLNRITVTLEGHEHLSEDPCVILANHQSSWETFYLQVLISPQATVLKRELLWIPFFGWGLALLNPIRINRSDGNGALKSVLSQGKQRLKSGLRVVIFPEGTRQPPGTLGKFNHGGSLLASQAGVPVIAISHNSGNCWPRKTWIRYPGTITLRISPPISTENKKAKQITAEVHQWIVDHYPS comes from the coding sequence ATGACCCCGCACGCTCCACCGTCGCTGTCGATCAAGGTCCGCAGCGCACTTTTTTTTGTGCTATATAGCCTGACCGGCATTTTTCACAGTTTCTTATGCGTGCTTATCGGCCCATTTCTGCCACGGCATGCGCGGCACCGGTTTATTAATCAGTGGACTCGTTTTGCCATGTGGCTCGACCAGCGGCTAAACCGTATTACCGTAACGTTAGAAGGCCACGAACACCTCAGCGAAGACCCTTGCGTCATTCTCGCTAACCATCAAAGCAGCTGGGAAACATTTTACCTACAGGTACTCATCAGCCCGCAAGCCACCGTGTTGAAAAGGGAACTCCTTTGGATTCCCTTCTTCGGCTGGGGTTTAGCGTTGCTTAATCCCATTCGCATCAACCGAAGTGATGGCAATGGTGCGCTGAAATCCGTTCTTTCCCAAGGCAAACAACGCCTCAAGAGCGGCCTGCGTGTGGTCATTTTTCCGGAAGGAACACGACAACCACCCGGTACGCTAGGCAAGTTCAACCACGGCGGCAGTTTGCTGGCAAGCCAAGCAGGTGTACCCGTGATAGCCATTTCCCATAACAGTGGAAATTGCTGGCCACGAAAAACCTGGATCCGTTATCCAGGTACTATCACCTTGCGCATAAGCCCCCCCATTTCGACCGAAAATAAAAAAGCCAAGCAAATAACCGCTGAAGTACACCAATGGATAGTGGATCATTACCCAAGCTAA
- a CDS encoding MarR family winged helix-turn-helix transcriptional regulator translates to MTRFDATENRISLTHKRFPAYPREPAMLVRLMKAISQHVHDSANVLLREYGLNHTDYNVLMMLYGCEQQGMTVTQLRDAAAEKSANVTRVCNILCERGWIARFADPQDRRRVLVSLTTEGEKLVEQFLPSMASLLNQYGAAFDAQEIAVLETLLKRLLGVAEQIERNL, encoded by the coding sequence GTGACCCGCTTCGACGCTACTGAAAATCGCATTAGCCTGACCCATAAGCGCTTCCCAGCCTACCCTCGCGAACCAGCCATGCTAGTGCGATTGATGAAAGCCATATCCCAGCATGTACATGACTCTGCCAATGTGTTGCTGCGCGAGTATGGGCTTAATCATACCGACTACAATGTGTTGATGATGCTGTACGGCTGCGAGCAACAAGGGATGACTGTCACCCAGCTGCGCGATGCGGCGGCGGAAAAGTCCGCCAACGTGACCCGAGTGTGCAATATTCTCTGCGAGCGGGGGTGGATCGCTCGTTTTGCGGACCCTCAGGACCGGCGCCGAGTGCTGGTTTCCCTGACCACGGAAGGAGAAAAGTTGGTAGAACAGTTTCTGCCCTCCATGGCGTCCTTGTTAAACCAGTACGGGGCCGCATTTGATGCACAAGAAATCGCGGTACTGGAAACGTTGTTGAAGCGGTTACTGGGAGTGGCCGAGCAGATCGAACGGAATCTGTGA
- a CDS encoding H-NS family nucleoid-associated regulatory protein, translated as MSINLDQLSVDELEKLIKQAESALDKKRKAELKNAQAVLEKMAKNLGVAPQDLLKSSTEKKKTTRKNAAKKKTGVRRPAKVKFRDPNNSGNTWTGRGKRPLWLQDALSKGAKLEDFAV; from the coding sequence ATGAGCATTAATCTTGACCAATTGTCTGTCGACGAACTGGAAAAACTGATTAAGCAGGCAGAATCCGCGCTAGATAAAAAGCGTAAAGCCGAATTGAAAAATGCCCAGGCTGTACTGGAGAAAATGGCCAAAAATTTGGGTGTCGCTCCACAGGATCTGCTGAAAAGTTCTACTGAGAAGAAAAAAACTACTCGCAAGAACGCCGCAAAAAAGAAAACCGGAGTTCGTCGTCCGGCAAAAGTAAAATTCCGCGACCCTAACAACAGTGGCAATACCTGGACCGGTCGCGGCAAACGCCCGCTGTGGTTGCAGGATGCCCTGAGCAAAGGCGCCAAGCTGGAAGATTTTGCGGTATAA
- a CDS encoding ATP-binding protein encodes MHPTHRSIDWRHTPAAIWRGRSQTLRPVPHPDPVRLDDLLGIAPQKAKLVQNTERFLAGQPCNHVLLWGSRGTGKSSIVKALLNEYSPRGLRVIEVDKDDLHDLPDIVDDIRDRSQRFIIYCDDLSFEDGENQYKHLKSVLEGSLELPPENVRIYATSNRRHLLPEYMKDNEQTQVVNRELHHGDVVEEKISLSDRFGLGLSFYPINETQYFDIVDHLFGTVQDREQLHVRARRFSMEKGVRSGRTARQFYNQFVGEF; translated from the coding sequence ATGCACCCCACCCATCGATCCATCGACTGGCGCCATACCCCAGCGGCCATCTGGCGCGGCCGTTCACAGACATTGCGTCCGGTTCCCCATCCGGACCCGGTACGATTGGACGACCTGCTCGGCATTGCCCCCCAAAAAGCCAAACTGGTGCAGAACACGGAACGATTTCTTGCCGGGCAACCTTGCAACCATGTGTTGCTGTGGGGCAGCCGCGGCACCGGCAAGTCCTCCATCGTCAAAGCCCTGCTCAATGAATATTCCCCACGCGGATTACGGGTAATCGAAGTGGACAAGGACGATCTGCACGACCTGCCGGATATCGTTGACGATATTCGTGACCGCAGTCAGCGGTTTATTATTTATTGCGATGACTTGTCTTTCGAAGATGGCGAAAACCAGTACAAACACCTGAAGAGCGTGCTGGAAGGGTCACTGGAATTGCCGCCGGAAAATGTGCGAATCTATGCCACCAGCAACCGACGCCACCTGCTGCCTGAATATATGAAAGACAACGAGCAAACCCAGGTCGTTAATCGAGAGTTGCACCATGGCGATGTGGTAGAAGAAAAAATCTCCCTGTCTGATCGGTTCGGTCTGGGACTGAGTTTTTACCCTATCAACGAAACCCAGTATTTTGACATCGTCGACCATCTGTTCGGCACGGTGCAAGACCGCGAACAACTGCACGTGCGAGCGCGGCGTTTTTCTATGGAAAAAGGCGTCCGCTCTGGCCGCACCGCCCGGCAGTTTTATAATCAGTTTGTTGGCGAATTTTAA
- a CDS encoding DUF2868 domain-containing protein has product MANPLTLLLDFDDQYRRDVDQNHGFLHRRDRRFAQQQQEHRQPLTITAWLDSLHALNGQRQVASDADPRLRRWRQARWLFAGLGAMLGVAFMLGLLYYDGGRQINVTLLVALVGLQGLLALFTSVQPWRALFGPRGDDDSALAPLRPALSARVAHTGGLAFAFSGLLTLLLMVLVQDLAFGWSTTLQASAAGYHQWIAILALPWQALWPEAVPSQALVEASQFYRLQQSSGVSNPALLGTWWPFVLMLWLVYVLLPRWVLLMLATLQLRWQAHAALRAHPGWQPLHYRFDTPWVDTRGDDEGQIAPAPAKIFLSPLPASATLIHWAGAGMNSSLLRAALSADPAPLQLRAGGNSSLEEDARVLAQAGQSGQPVILVARGWEPPTGELSDFIFDAREQGVTALLALVPLADEEGAALADPQLLAQWQRFVDRQRDSQLLLCAPRADAQ; this is encoded by the coding sequence TTGGCAAATCCCTTAACCTTGCTACTGGACTTTGACGACCAGTATCGCCGCGATGTGGACCAGAACCATGGCTTCCTGCATCGTCGCGACCGGCGTTTTGCTCAGCAGCAACAAGAACACCGGCAACCGCTCACCATAACCGCTTGGCTGGACTCGTTGCACGCCCTCAATGGGCAGCGGCAGGTGGCCAGCGATGCCGATCCGCGTCTACGCCGCTGGCGTCAGGCCCGTTGGTTGTTTGCTGGCCTGGGGGCGATGCTCGGCGTGGCCTTCATGTTAGGGCTGCTCTATTACGATGGGGGTCGGCAGATCAATGTGACTCTGCTGGTCGCATTGGTCGGTCTGCAAGGGTTACTGGCTTTGTTCACCAGTGTGCAGCCCTGGCGTGCCCTGTTCGGCCCCAGGGGCGATGATGACAGTGCGTTGGCACCGTTGCGCCCGGCGCTATCCGCTCGAGTAGCCCATACCGGTGGGTTGGCGTTTGCCTTCAGTGGTCTGCTGACGCTGCTGTTGATGGTGCTGGTGCAAGACCTAGCGTTTGGTTGGAGTACAACTCTGCAAGCATCCGCCGCGGGTTATCATCAGTGGATCGCTATTCTGGCGCTGCCGTGGCAAGCCCTGTGGCCTGAGGCCGTTCCATCGCAGGCGCTGGTGGAAGCTTCTCAGTTTTACCGATTACAACAGAGTAGTGGGGTGAGCAATCCAGCCTTACTGGGCACTTGGTGGCCGTTCGTATTGATGCTGTGGCTGGTTTATGTGCTGCTGCCTCGCTGGGTATTGCTGATGCTGGCGACACTGCAATTACGCTGGCAGGCACACGCCGCTTTGCGTGCCCATCCTGGCTGGCAGCCGTTGCATTATCGTTTTGACACGCCTTGGGTGGACACCCGTGGCGATGATGAGGGGCAAATAGCCCCTGCTCCGGCCAAAATATTTCTGTCACCACTTCCTGCCAGCGCCACTCTGATTCATTGGGCCGGCGCGGGCATGAACTCTTCGCTATTACGTGCCGCTCTGTCGGCAGATCCGGCTCCCTTACAGTTACGGGCCGGCGGCAACAGTAGCCTTGAGGAAGATGCTCGGGTGTTGGCGCAAGCAGGTCAATCCGGGCAGCCGGTGATTCTGGTGGCCCGTGGTTGGGAGCCACCTACCGGTGAGCTAAGTGACTTTATTTTTGATGCCCGAGAACAAGGCGTGACGGCGTTGCTGGCGCTGGTGCCGTTGGCCGATGAAGAGGGTGCGGCGTTGGCCGACCCGCAGTTGCTGGCGCAGTGGCAACGCTTTGTGGATCGCCAGCGCGACAGCCAGCTACTGCTGTGCGCTCCACGCGCTGATGCCCAATGA